A genomic window from Erythrobacter sp. BLCC-B19 includes:
- a CDS encoding glycoside hydrolase family 3 protein, whose protein sequence is MTGQSGAARACRIAGLLAAASIASLAQADETSTAAASQAAPLPAGTANPALWPAYQYPVPVRPEHEAMIADLIGRMTIEEKVGQLVQADLCCVTPEDFRTYKLGSLLVGGNSGPNGNDLSPAPDWLKAADEFYLASVDRSDGGVGIPMIWGTDAVHGHSNIIGATIFPHNIGLGAMRDAALIERIGAATAKEIRVTGQEWTFAPTVAVPQDFRWGRAYEGYSSDPDLVASYVGAMVRGLQGPPTGDNLLAGPWVIASTKHFLADGGTDRGVDQGDSSISEAALRDIHGKPYGPAIAEGVATVMVSFSSWQGVKMTGNHSLVTGVLKERMDFGGFVVSDWNAHGQVAGCTNEACPQALMAGVDMYMAPDTWKPIYNDLLARAKSGAIPMSRIDEGVARILRVKARLGLFTAGKPSERPYSGRYELLGAPEHRAIAREAVRKSLVLLKNEGVLPLAPGQRLLVAGDGADDIARQSGGWTLSWQGTGLTNAQFPGATSIWGGLKQAVEAGGGSAVLSPDGSFTQKPDAAVVVFGETPYAEFQGDRAALLLDPELTGPFATMKKLKAQGIPVVAVMITGRPLYVNPALNAADAFVVAWLPGSEGGGVADVLVGDAAGKPRFDFSGKLPAAWPRAAQIAEGTLFPFGYGLDYAAPKGSFTALPELDANLLGADSRNWFSAGTPAARWSLWVAGTGDEVETRVTTVPADALGGRARVTAENFKVQEGARRIAVQRGTASVQLGSFESVDVARETNGDVMVLVTMRVWDAPDSARIGARGPGSEGYTAITLSATEGYVRYGLPLKCLREKGADMASLNRPFVLETQGKADFAIAEVRLGSDAEQILPCH, encoded by the coding sequence ATGACAGGCCAATCGGGCGCCGCGCGCGCTTGCCGCATCGCAGGATTGCTTGCCGCCGCGAGCATCGCCTCGCTGGCGCAGGCAGACGAGACATCAACGGCGGCTGCATCGCAAGCGGCTCCCCTCCCGGCCGGCACAGCCAACCCGGCGCTCTGGCCCGCCTACCAATACCCCGTCCCCGTCCGCCCCGAACACGAGGCGATGATCGCCGATCTGATCGGGCGCATGACGATCGAGGAGAAGGTGGGGCAATTGGTGCAGGCCGACCTGTGCTGCGTCACGCCGGAGGACTTCCGCACATACAAGCTGGGCTCGCTGCTGGTCGGCGGCAATAGCGGGCCCAATGGCAATGACCTCTCGCCCGCGCCCGATTGGCTGAAGGCGGCAGACGAATTCTACCTCGCCTCGGTTGATCGTTCGGACGGCGGGGTCGGCATCCCGATGATCTGGGGCACGGACGCGGTGCACGGCCATTCCAACATCATCGGGGCGACCATCTTCCCGCACAATATCGGGCTTGGCGCGATGCGCGATGCGGCGCTCATCGAGCGGATCGGCGCGGCGACCGCCAAGGAGATCCGCGTCACCGGGCAGGAGTGGACTTTCGCGCCGACAGTGGCCGTGCCGCAGGATTTCCGCTGGGGCCGGGCGTATGAGGGATATTCGTCCGACCCTGATCTGGTCGCATCCTATGTCGGCGCGATGGTGCGCGGGCTTCAGGGGCCGCCCACGGGCGACAACCTCCTCGCCGGGCCGTGGGTGATCGCCTCGACCAAGCATTTCCTCGCCGATGGCGGCACCGACAGGGGCGTGGATCAGGGCGACAGCTCGATCAGCGAGGCGGCGCTGCGCGATATTCACGGGAAGCCTTATGGCCCGGCGATTGCCGAGGGTGTGGCGACCGTGATGGTCAGCTTTTCGAGCTGGCAGGGCGTCAAGATGACCGGCAACCACTCGCTGGTGACCGGCGTGCTCAAGGAGCGAATGGATTTCGGCGGATTTGTCGTGTCGGACTGGAACGCGCACGGGCAGGTGGCGGGCTGCACCAACGAGGCGTGCCCGCAGGCGCTGATGGCTGGCGTCGATATGTACATGGCCCCCGATACGTGGAAGCCGATATACAACGACTTGCTCGCCCGCGCGAAATCGGGGGCAATCCCGATGAGCCGGATCGACGAGGGCGTGGCGCGTATCCTGCGGGTGAAGGCTCGGCTTGGGCTGTTCACCGCGGGCAAGCCGTCCGAGCGCCCCTACTCCGGCCGCTATGAACTGCTCGGCGCCCCCGAACATCGCGCCATCGCGCGCGAAGCGGTGAGGAAGTCGCTGGTGCTGCTCAAGAACGAAGGCGTGCTGCCGCTCGCACCGGGCCAGCGGCTGCTGGTCGCAGGTGACGGCGCGGATGACATTGCGCGCCAATCGGGCGGGTGGACGTTGAGCTGGCAGGGGACGGGCCTCACCAACGCCCAGTTCCCCGGCGCGACCTCGATCTGGGGCGGGTTGAAGCAGGCAGTCGAGGCCGGCGGCGGCAGTGCGGTGCTGTCGCCCGACGGCAGCTTCACCCAGAAGCCCGATGCCGCCGTGGTGGTGTTCGGCGAGACCCCCTATGCCGAGTTTCAGGGCGACCGCGCGGCCTTGCTGCTCGATCCCGAACTGACCGGGCCGTTTGCGACCATGAAGAAGCTGAAGGCGCAAGGGATTCCGGTCGTCGCGGTGATGATCACTGGACGGCCGTTGTATGTGAACCCGGCGCTCAATGCGGCCGATGCTTTCGTGGTCGCCTGGCTGCCGGGCAGCGAGGGCGGGGGCGTGGCCGATGTGCTGGTGGGGGACGCAGCCGGCAAGCCCCGCTTCGACTTCAGCGGCAAGCTCCCCGCCGCCTGGCCGCGCGCCGCGCAGATTGCGGAAGGGACGCTGTTCCCCTTCGGCTACGGTCTTGATTACGCGGCGCCCAAGGGCAGCTTCACCGCCCTTCCCGAACTCGACGCAAACCTGCTCGGCGCGGACAGCCGCAACTGGTTCAGCGCTGGCACCCCCGCCGCGCGCTGGTCGCTGTGGGTGGCGGGCACCGGGGACGAGGTCGAAACCCGCGTTACCACGGTTCCGGCCGACGCGCTGGGCGGCCGGGCGCGGGTGACGGCGGAAAACTTCAAGGTGCAGGAGGGCGCGCGCCGGATCGCGGTGCAACGCGGCACGGCGAGCGTGCAGCTCGGCTCGTTCGAGAGTGTCGATGTCGCGCGCGAGACCAATGGCGATGTCATGGTGCTGGTCACCATGCGGGTCTGGGACGCACCCGATTCCGCCCGGATCGGTGCGCGCGGGCCGGGGAGCGAAGGCTACACCGCGATCACCCTCTCCGCCACCGAGGGCTATGTGCGCTATGGCCTGCCGCTCAAGTGCCTGCGCGAAAAGGGGGCGGACATGGCGAGCCTCAACCGTCCCTTCGTGCTCGAAACGCAAGGCAAGGCCGACTTCGCCATCGCCGAAGTCCGTCTCGGCAGCGATGCCGAACAAATTCTACCGTGCCACTGA
- a CDS encoding glycoside hydrolase family 5 protein, with protein MNRKAFAALLPLAGMMLGQIAAAPPAAAAPAATPALPVGTCINLGNTLEPQTEGAWGGVPVRQEDLKRIAEAGFKTIRLPVRWHNKSSDKPPYTIDPQWMARVQQIVDWALAEDLNVILNSHHFDPIHDDPLGVAAWHGGVWKQIAETFKGYPEAKLWFELENEPHKNFTHANLLQTLAPALAEVRKLHPTRAVIIGGENWSGITSLETLPLPEDPNIHPTFHYYDPFAYTHQGAEWTKPDMPPVGRSFPTEADRAQLAKDVASIQTYIARTGKTPFMGEVGAYDLHIPLADRVAYHRTVAEAFKPTGIGMCMWAYTNTFPFFDHKQGAWLPGLRGAIGLKDDTTAPPAPAKPVAAAPAAKSSGKANLSAELAALDAQIPGDLINDPTRIDWASYGPELETSGRQAADIPGGGAARVFNVKAKGAFPYTVATNIPLLDDISAGEQVTVGFYARVVSTERSDGKGILGVRFQENAAPYGGFGDTNVLVGPDWEWHEVTARADKRIRKADAIVTLQLAGAKQVVEIGQAIVVKGASSIQTPTASAAAKPAPSLKDPASIEMPDSLRSAGQLVNDPTNRAWAHGGAGGSWQGIDVPEIWLQKATRFTTTKVGENRWDLTTAIPILPEVKEGETFMVAVVARTISAGTDDGKGLIFARMQSATPPYEGFGDKAFKIGDRWQMVNLPFTATRGFGAGDATVTLHFAGAVQNVEIGPVYIFKTN; from the coding sequence ATGAACCGCAAGGCTTTTGCCGCGCTGCTGCCGTTGGCCGGGATGATGCTGGGACAGATCGCCGCAGCCCCGCCCGCCGCCGCTGCGCCTGCGGCCACGCCCGCGCTACCGGTGGGCACCTGCATCAACCTCGGCAACACACTCGAACCGCAGACCGAGGGCGCATGGGGCGGGGTGCCGGTGCGTCAGGAGGATCTGAAGCGGATCGCCGAGGCGGGCTTCAAGACCATCCGCCTGCCGGTGCGCTGGCACAACAAGTCCTCCGACAAGCCGCCCTACACCATCGACCCTCAATGGATGGCGCGCGTCCAGCAGATCGTCGACTGGGCGCTGGCCGAGGACTTGAACGTCATCCTCAACAGCCACCACTTCGACCCGATCCATGATGATCCTCTGGGCGTTGCCGCATGGCACGGGGGCGTGTGGAAGCAGATTGCGGAAACCTTCAAGGGCTATCCTGAAGCCAAGCTGTGGTTCGAGCTGGAGAACGAGCCGCACAAGAACTTCACCCACGCGAACCTCTTGCAGACCCTTGCCCCGGCGCTGGCCGAGGTGAGGAAGCTCCACCCCACCCGCGCGGTGATCATCGGCGGCGAGAACTGGAGCGGGATCACATCGCTCGAAACGCTCCCGCTGCCCGAAGACCCGAACATCCATCCGACCTTCCACTATTACGATCCCTTCGCCTACACCCATCAGGGGGCGGAATGGACCAAGCCCGATATGCCCCCGGTGGGCCGCAGCTTCCCGACCGAGGCAGACCGCGCGCAGCTGGCCAAGGATGTGGCCAGCATCCAGACCTATATCGCGCGCACCGGCAAGACCCCCTTCATGGGCGAGGTCGGGGCCTATGATCTCCACATCCCGCTGGCCGACCGCGTGGCCTATCACCGCACCGTGGCCGAGGCGTTCAAGCCGACCGGGATCGGGATGTGCATGTGGGCCTATACCAACACTTTCCCCTTCTTCGATCACAAGCAGGGCGCGTGGCTGCCGGGCCTGCGCGGTGCGATCGGACTGAAGGATGATACCACCGCCCCGCCCGCTCCGGCCAAGCCGGTCGCAGCGGCGCCTGCGGCGAAATCTTCGGGCAAGGCGAACCTGTCAGCAGAACTCGCCGCGCTCGATGCGCAGATTCCGGGCGATCTCATCAATGATCCAACCCGAATCGACTGGGCGAGCTATGGCCCCGAGTTGGAGACCAGCGGACGGCAGGCGGCGGACATCCCCGGCGGCGGCGCGGCGCGGGTGTTCAATGTGAAGGCCAAGGGGGCGTTCCCCTATACGGTCGCCACCAATATCCCGCTGCTCGATGACATCAGCGCCGGCGAGCAGGTGACGGTCGGCTTCTATGCCCGCGTGGTCAGCACCGAGCGGTCGGACGGCAAGGGCATCCTTGGCGTGCGCTTTCAGGAGAACGCCGCGCCCTATGGCGGGTTTGGCGATACCAATGTGCTGGTCGGGCCGGATTGGGAATGGCACGAGGTCACCGCGCGGGCCGACAAGCGCATCCGCAAGGCCGACGCCATCGTGACGCTGCAACTGGCGGGCGCCAAGCAGGTGGTGGAGATCGGCCAGGCGATCGTGGTGAAGGGCGCATCGAGCATCCAGACCCCGACCGCCAGCGCCGCCGCCAAGCCCGCCCCCAGCCTCAAGGATCCCGCCAGCATCGAGATGCCCGATTCCTTGCGCAGCGCCGGGCAGCTGGTCAATGATCCCACCAACCGCGCCTGGGCGCATGGCGGGGCGGGCGGCAGCTGGCAGGGGATCGATGTTCCCGAAATCTGGCTCCAGAAGGCGACCCGCTTCACCACCACCAAGGTCGGCGAGAACCGCTGGGATCTGACCACCGCGATCCCGATCCTGCCCGAGGTCAAGGAGGGCGAGACCTTCATGGTCGCAGTCGTCGCGCGCACGATCAGCGCGGGGACGGATGACGGCAAGGGTCTGATCTTCGCCCGGATGCAGAGCGCCACCCCGCCTTACGAGGGCTTTGGCGACAAGGCCTTCAAGATCGGCGATCGCTGGCAGATGGTGAACCTGCCCTTCACCGCCACCCGCGGCTTTGGCGCAGGCGATGCGACCGTGACGCTGCACTTTGCAGGCGCGGTGCAGAATGTCGAAATCGGGCCGGTCTATATCTTCAAGACCAACTGA